The window GGCCTCGCCGTACTCGATGGTGATCCACTCGGTGGTGAGGTTCGGCCGTTCCGGGCTGAAGATGGTGAGTTCCTCGGGGTCGTCCGGGTCGTCGGTCCCGTACTCCAGGTCGTGGGCGCCCCAGGACGCTTCAGACAGGGATTCCCCCGTGCTCACGGGCGACCACCCTCCGGGTCGGTGCACTCCGGACAGTACGGGCCGCCCTCCCCTCGACCGCCAGCGATCGGCCCGCTGCAGGCGAGACAGTGACCCCAGTTCTGACTCCCTCCCGTCTCCTTCCGTCCATCGTTCCGATTCATATCTCCGGGTACCGGACAGAGTGACTAATATCTATTGGTATTCGTAAGGATTGTAGTCGAAAATGGCGACAAACGAATGGGTATTGGTCGTAGAACAGTCCAAACGTTTCTCGCGTTCCGGTCGGTGGGGGGTGTCCGAGCGTGAGAGTCGAGTCCGGCTGAGGAAGGCCGCCCGTTCTCGCGAGCGGCGCGACGGCCTACAGGTCCTCGTCGAGGTGGCTCGCACACTTCAGCGCGAGCGCCGCGATGGTCAGGGTCGGGTTCATCGCACCGCTGGTCGCGAACACGGAGGAACCCACGAGCGACAGGTTCGAGATGTCGTGTGTTCGCAGTCGGCCGTCCACGACCCCCTTCGACGGGTCGACGTGCATCCGCGTGGCGCCCATCTGGTGGTACGCCGGGCCGGTGGTGTCGTGGCCGATGGTCACTTCGACCGTCGCGCCCAGTTCACGCAGGATGCGTGTCTGGATGTCCAGGGCACGCTCGATGGTGCGCTCGGTGCGGTCGTCGAGCGCCCACTGGACATCGGGCACGGGGTTCCCGTGGTCGTCCGTGCGCGAGGGGTCCAGCGTGACGCGGTTCTCCTTCCGGGGGAGCTGTCCGACGAGCCCGCCCATCGCGATGTGGGTGCCGTAGTCGGCGCGCAGCCGTTCGAGCAGGTCGTCGCCGAACTCCCCGGCGTCCATCGCCACCTCCACGGGGGAGGGGCCGGCGTAGTTGAGGAACTCCAGTTTGATGGGCCCGAGGTCGGCGTCGCTCCCGGGGATGGCGCCGCCGGTCCCCTCGGTGGCGCGCCCCGGCTCGTCGTAGAACGCGTGGCTCTCGCTCGTGAGGAAGCCGATGTGGTTCTGCCGGGTTCGCCGGTCGAGTCGTCCCCCGGTGCCGACGAACAGGTGGTCCATGAATCCCCGCCCGACCCAGCCCGACGAGTTCGCCAGACCGTCCGGGTGGCCGCGGTCGGTATCCTCGGACAGCAGGAGGAGCCGGGGGGTCTCGACGCCACCGGCCGCGACGACGAACTGGCGTGCCTCCTGGCGGTGTTCGCGCCCGTCCGGCGTGGCGTAGACGGCGGCCTCGACCGTCGAGCCGTCACGCGACGGGACGAGTCGCTGGACCGGCGCGCGGTCGATGATGCGCGCGCCCGCCTCCTCGGCGGCCTCGGCGGTGTAGTCGGCGCTGTACTTCGCGCCCGACGGACAGACGGGCTTGCAGGTGCCGTAGCCGACGCAGGCCGAGCGGTCGTCGTTGGGCTCGGAGTTCCGGGCGTTCGGGACCGTGTGGGTGGCGACACCGAGTCGCTCGCAGGCCTCCGCGAACAGCGCATCGGAGTAGGAGGGCTCGAACGCCGGCAGCGGGAACGGCTCCTCGCGCGGCGGCGCGAACGGGTTGTCGCTCGCGCCCGCCACGCCCATCGCGGACTCCGCCGCCGCGTAGTACGGCCGCAGGTCATCGTACGCGATGGGCCAGTCGACGCCGACGCCGTCGACGCTCCGCCGGCGGAAGTCGTCCTCGTGAAGCCGCATCACCATCCCCTGCCAGTGGAGCGTCGACCCGCCGACACCCTTCACCCGAGCCTGATTGAGTGGGTAGTAGCGGGGGCCCGTAGAACTGAACGCGTCGCGCTCGCCGCCCATCTCCCACACGTCCTCGGGCCCCCACGCGGGGCGGATGGCGCGTTCCATCCGCTCGAGTCGCTCGCCGCGGTCGAAACGCGGGCCGGCCTCCAGCACGACGACGGCGTAGCCGGCGCTAGCGAGGTCCCGGGCGACGAGCGCGCCGGCCGGGCCGCTCCCGACGACGCAGACATCGACCCGCTCGCTGGGTGTCCGGTCGCGGCCGTCGTTCCGGGTCACGCGACCCGATTAGGCGAACCTAAATTTATGTCTTGGCTTCCGGACTCGACCCCCGGAGTGCCAGACAATCAGGTGGACGGCGAGTCCCTTCCGCCCCGTTCCCGTCGCCGGTAGACGACGAACGAGTACGCTGCCGGCACCAGCGCAGCGATGGCGGCCGCGACCCCGACGACGAACTCCGTCGGGACCGGGAGGAAGGCACCGACGACCATGAGCGCGCCGGCGAGGACGTACAGTGGTGCGGCGACGCGATGGGTCCGGCGCCACACCTCGTCGTCGGAGAGGGTCCACGGCGTCCGGATACCGACGAACCAGTTCGGCTCCGCATGGCGGAACAGAACGCCGAGACCGGCGAACAGCAGACCAACGCCACCCAGGACGAGCGCGTTCTGCGGGTAGTCGATACCGAGGTTGTACGCCAGCAGGAGTCCCTGGACGAAGGCGAGGAACACGAGTGTCAGCAGCACGATAGCGTCGTACGTCGCCCGGAACTTCCGGAAGTTCTCGCCCCGCGGGTCGATGACCGGCAGGACGCGGAACATGGCGTACATGACGACGCTGATGGCCGGAACGAGGGTAGCGCCGAGTGCCCGGCCGTAGAACGAGTCCGGCGTCCCGGTCGCGTCGAAGTGGACCGCGAACTGCTCGGGAAGCGACGGGTAGACCATCGCCGTGCCGCCCGCTGTCACGGCCAGGACCAGCAGTGCGGCGGCATCGCTCCACCGGAGGGGAGGGCTATCCATATGTCAAATTCGAAACTTACCGAATATAATCCTTGTGCCGCTTACCGGTCCGTCGCCGCTCAGGGGATGTGGACCTCGTTGCGGAGCGTTCCGATCCCCTCGACCTCGACCTCGACGGTGTCGCCGTCGGCCAGTGGGCCCACGCCGGCCGGTGTCCCCGTCGAGATGACATCGCCGGGTTCGAGCGTCAGGTAGGTCGTGATCTCCGCCACGAGCTCCGGGACGGAGAAGATGAACTCCTCGCGGCTGGAGGCCTGCCGCGTCTCCCCGTTCACGCGACATTCGACGCTCGCGTCGACGGGCACCTCGTCGGGTGTGGCGACGACCGGGCCGAGCGGGCAGGCGTCGTCGAAGGCCTTCCCTCGGACCCAGTTCTGCTCGACCGCCTGGTCGTCGCGGTTCGAGAGGTCGTTGACGCAGGTGAAGCCGGCGACGTGGGCCATCGCCTCGTCGACGTCCACGCCGCTCGCGCGCTCGCCGATGACGACGCCGAGTTCTGCCTCGTGGTCGATGCGCTCCTTGTCGGCGGGCAGGTCCACCGTCTCGCCGTGGCCCGTCACGGTGTTCTGCGTCTTGAGGAACAGCAGCGGGCGGTCGGGCACGTCCTTGCCCTGCTCGTCGGCGTGGTCGGCGTAGTTCAGGCCCACGCAGACGACCTTCGACGGGTCGCAGGGTGGGAGGATGTCGACGTCGGTGGCGGCGAGCGGTTCCGGTTCGAGGTCGAGACGGGACACGGAGTCGGGATACGGGTCGATTTCGGCACCCGTGTCGCCGGTCCACTCGCCGGTCCTGATGTCGCCAGTCGCATCGCGAAAACGGACGTATCGCATGGTCGACGGCTCGTCCGGCCGTGGATTAGGCGTTGTGTTGTCGGAAGTGCGAGGCCCTGGCCCAGTGGGGACAGTCGGTGCCGCGAGTTCAGCTCCTGACCTCTTCGGGTGGCTTGTCGTAGATATCCGCGATGGCCTCGCGGTTCTCGTCGACGATGTTGCGGCGTTTCTTCTTCATCGACGGGGTGAGCAGGTCGTTGTCGGCAGTCCACTCGCGGGGGACGAGCCGGAACTCCTTGATGGTCTCGTGGTGGCCGAGGCGTTCGTTGACCTCGTCGATCTCCTCCTGGATCCACTCGCGAACGCGGTCGTCCTGGCACGCCTCGGCCTCGTCCTCGGAGATGTCGTACCCCTGGTCCTCGGCCCAGTCCTGCAACTGCTCGAAGTTCGGCACGACGACCGCGCCGATGAACTTCTCGTCCTGCCCGACGACCATTATCTGGTCGACGCGCGCGGAGGTGGCGAACTCGTCCTCGATGGGCTCGGGGGCGATGTTCTTCCCGGTGTCGAGGACGATGAGCTGCTTCACACGGTCGACGAAGGTGAAGTAGCCATCGTCGTCGACGGCGACCACGTCGCCGGTCCGGAAGTACCCGTCCTCGGTGAACGCCTCCTCGGTCTTGTCGGGCTTGTTCCAGTAGCCCTCCGTGATGTTGGGGCCCTTGACGAGCAGTTCGCCGACCTCGCCCTCCTCGGACTCCTTCTGTTCCGGACCGACCACCGAGCCGTCGAGACGGTAGTCGACCGACGAGAGCGCCGGGCCCATCGTCCCGACGCGGATGTCCTCCGGCGGGTTCAGCGAGATGACGGGTGCGGACTCGGTCATCCCGTACCCCTCCAGGATGGTGAGCCCCATCGCACGGTACATTTTCGCCAGTCCTTTCGAGAGCGACCCACCGCCGCTGATGAACAGCTCGATGTTGCCGCCCAGCTTCTCGCGGACCTTCGAGAAGACGAGTCGGTCGGCGAGCTTCATCTTCAGCCGGAGGCCGACGCCCGGCGACTCGGCATCGTCGTAGTCCTGTGCGGTGTCGACCGCCCACTCGAAGATGCGCTTGCCGATGTCGGACTCGGAGGCCTGGTTGCGCATCTGGTCGAAGATGCGCTCGTAGACGCGGGGGACCGACGCTGCGCCGTGGGGCTGGACCTGTGCCATGTCGTCGCCGACCGTGTCCGGCGACTCGGCGTAGGCGATGGTGAGGCCGCCGCCCAGCTGGACGAAGTGGTTGAACCGCTCGAAGACGTGTGCGAGCGGGAGGAAGGAGAGAACGGTCATCCCGTGTTCCATCGTCGGGATATCGTCGGGCTTGTCCGGGCGCGGGCCAACGCGGCGCCAGACGGTGTTGATGGATGAACGGAAGTTCTCGTGACTCAACTCGACGCCCTTGGGGTCGCCCGTCGTCCCGGAGGTGTAGACGAGCGAGGCCAGGGACTCGAACTCGCGGTCGTCGACCCACCCGTCGACCTGTCCCTCGGAGCGCTCGGTGGTCCCCATCGCGTGGACCTCCGCGAGCGTGTACACGTCGTCACGGTCGGCGTACTCGCCGGCCTCGTCCATCGTGACGATGAACTCCAGGTCGAGGTCGTCCTCAACCTCGACGACGGTGTCGACGAGGTCGGTCGTGCCCACCACGACTCCGGATGCGCCGGGGTCGTCCAGCAGGTACTGGACCTGCGGGGCCGACGACTCCGTGTAGACGGTCGTGATGACGCCGCCCGCCGACTGGACGGCGAGGTCCGTCTGGATCCACTCCGGGCGTGTGTCGGCGTACAGGCCGATACGGTCGTCCGGGCCGACACCGAGTTCGCGGAATCCCACGGCGAGGTTCCGGACGATGCGGCCGACCTCCTCGTAGCTGAGCGAGCCGTACTCCCCGTCCGCCGGTTCGGGCATCACGCCCGGCGTCATCGAGCGGTCGCCCAGTCCACCCTTGTACATCTGACAGGTCGTGTCACGGTGCCGGTCGACGGAGTCGAAGAACAGCGCCGGAATCGTGTTCTCCCCGATGACCTCGTCGTCGTACTCCAGTTCGGCCTGTCGCCAGTCCCCGGTCATGGCTCCGGCTGCGAACGATTCTCACTTAACCCTGACCAATCGTCGCAACTGAACACGCGTTCATCGTGTGTCCGCCCCCGACCCGCCGGTCGAGTGGCCGCGCCGCCCCCGGAGCGCTCCCACAGCTTCAGGTGCGTGGCACGCCCGCCTCCGGTATGGAACGACGCATTCGACGGCTCACCGTCGGCGGCCTCCGGCTCTTCGAGGACGACACCATCGCCTTCGGCGACGGCGGGCCGGGGCCGGACCTGCATCTCGTGGTCGGGGACAGCGGCACCGGGAAGACCACGCTCTGTCACGCGCTCCGGCTGGCCCTCTACGGCACCACGCCCTGGGTCTCGGCGGCGAACGTTTCGCTTCCGCGCCACATGGCTACTGACGGGCCGGTGTCGGCTACCGTCGCCGCGACGGTCGAGACCGACGACGCCCGCCACCAGGTCGAACGGACACTCACCGAGGAGACCGCCGACGGCCAGGGTGACGCGACGGTCGGACCGCCTCGTGTCGACCGGTGGACCGGGGAGGACTGGACGGCCGTCGACGACCCGTCGGCATCGGCACGGCGACTCGCCCCGCCGGAGACCGAGGCCATCCTCGTCAACGACCCCGGGCTACAGCGGGGCGCCCAGCCGGCCGGCTGGGCGCCGGTCGCGCAGGAGCTCCTCACCGCAGCGGCGGCCGGCCGGAGCGCGTCCGAGACGGACACCGTCACGCCGCCGGGGCTCTGGGACGAGTTCCAGCAACGGGTATCGGCCTACGTCGATATCGTCGGCCCGGCGCCGCGCCACGCGGTCGAACTCGACGCGGAGCCGTTCGGTCTCCGGGTCTCCGCGACCGGGGACTCGGACGCCGCAGTGGGGGGACTGCCGACGGGTGCGTCGATCCAACTGGGGCTCGCGATGACGCTCGCTGCGGGTGACTGCGCGAGGCTCCCCCAGTGGTTCGACGTGCCCTTCGGGCGGCTGGACGGTGACGCGGCGGCCCGTGCCATCGAGGGGTTCGAGGTGGCCGCACGACGGCGGCAGGTCGTGCTCCTCCCGCATCAGGGCACGTTCGTCGAACAGCAGGGGCTGGCGCGGAACGCTGCGACCGCGCACCGACTCGAACTGGTCGCGGACCACCGGGCACGGATTTCGGGGCTGGAGCCGAACTGAACCGGAGTCTCGTCGCGACGTGGCTTCCGAACGACCCTTGTCCGGTGACGCATTACCGACCGATATGAGCAAAGTGAGTATCGGCCTGCGCGGCTGGCGGTTCGACGAGGAGGAGGTCTTCACCGAGGATGGCGACCTCCGCTCTATCGACGAGGTGTCGCCGGACACGCGGGACCGCCTCGTGCGGCTGTCGGTCGTCGCGGGCCAGCCCTGCAACGCCTGCTGGCTCATCCACGGTGACGAGAACATCCAGGAGTGCAACGTCGCGCGCGTCGTCTACGGCGAACCGCTCCACGAGGTACTGCTGTGCAACGAGCACGAACCCGATTTCCTCTACTGGTACCAGGAGGAGGGCGGCTCGCAGTACCGGGGCGAGGCCGAGGCGTTCGAGGCGGCCTTCCAGGAGTGGTTCGCCGCAGGGAACCGTGCCCCCGAGGGCTTCCGCGGGGTCGAGCACGTCGAGACGGACCCCGACAGCGTCCCTCAGCCCGAACCGGATGTCGAACAGGACACGCTGGAGGAGGCTATCGCCGAACTCGACGACGAGGAACGCGAGGCGCTGGAGACCGACTTCAGCGACCTGGATATCTGAGCGACAGTTCCACCCGTCCGCGAGCCATATCCTTTTGCCATCCCCGCGCCACGCCCGGGTATGCATCCGACCGAGGGCGACGACGCGCCCCGATTCGAGACACTGCTCTGCGACGGCGAGACGTTCCGCGGAACGACGCTCGAAGCGGCGGCGGGCGACCGTGGGACCGTTCTCGTCTTCTTCGGCTTCGTCTTCTCGGCCATCTCGGACAACTGGTGGCGCCGCTACGAGGCCGGCGACTGGCACGAGTTCGACGACGTGCCCGTCTACGGCGTCTGCCGCGACGGCCCGTACGGCATCAACGCCTTCCTCCGTGGT of the Haloglomus salinum genome contains:
- a CDS encoding GMC family oxidoreductase codes for the protein MTRNDGRDRTPSERVDVCVVGSGPAGALVARDLASAGYAVVVLEAGPRFDRGERLERMERAIRPAWGPEDVWEMGGERDAFSSTGPRYYPLNQARVKGVGGSTLHWQGMVMRLHEDDFRRRSVDGVGVDWPIAYDDLRPYYAAAESAMGVAGASDNPFAPPREEPFPLPAFEPSYSDALFAEACERLGVATHTVPNARNSEPNDDRSACVGYGTCKPVCPSGAKYSADYTAEAAEEAGARIIDRAPVQRLVPSRDGSTVEAAVYATPDGREHRQEARQFVVAAGGVETPRLLLLSEDTDRGHPDGLANSSGWVGRGFMDHLFVGTGGRLDRRTRQNHIGFLTSESHAFYDEPGRATEGTGGAIPGSDADLGPIKLEFLNYAGPSPVEVAMDAGEFGDDLLERLRADYGTHIAMGGLVGQLPRKENRVTLDPSRTDDHGNPVPDVQWALDDRTERTIERALDIQTRILRELGATVEVTIGHDTTGPAYHQMGATRMHVDPSKGVVDGRLRTHDISNLSLVGSSVFATSGAMNPTLTIAALALKCASHLDEDL
- a CDS encoding SdpI family protein, whose product is MDSPPLRWSDAAALLVLAVTAGGTAMVYPSLPEQFAVHFDATGTPDSFYGRALGATLVPAISVVMYAMFRVLPVIDPRGENFRKFRATYDAIVLLTLVFLAFVQGLLLAYNLGIDYPQNALVLGGVGLLFAGLGVLFRHAEPNWFVGIRTPWTLSDDEVWRRTHRVAAPLYVLAGALMVVGAFLPVPTEFVVGVAAAIAALVPAAYSFVVYRRRERGGRDSPST
- a CDS encoding fumarylacetoacetate hydrolase family protein, encoding MRYVRFRDATGDIRTGEWTGDTGAEIDPYPDSVSRLDLEPEPLAATDVDILPPCDPSKVVCVGLNYADHADEQGKDVPDRPLLFLKTQNTVTGHGETVDLPADKERIDHEAELGVVIGERASGVDVDEAMAHVAGFTCVNDLSNRDDQAVEQNWVRGKAFDDACPLGPVVATPDEVPVDASVECRVNGETRQASSREEFIFSVPELVAEITTYLTLEPGDVISTGTPAGVGPLADGDTVEVEVEGIGTLRNEVHIP
- a CDS encoding AMP-dependent synthetase/ligase, giving the protein MTGDWRQAELEYDDEVIGENTIPALFFDSVDRHRDTTCQMYKGGLGDRSMTPGVMPEPADGEYGSLSYEEVGRIVRNLAVGFRELGVGPDDRIGLYADTRPEWIQTDLAVQSAGGVITTVYTESSAPQVQYLLDDPGASGVVVGTTDLVDTVVEVEDDLDLEFIVTMDEAGEYADRDDVYTLAEVHAMGTTERSEGQVDGWVDDREFESLASLVYTSGTTGDPKGVELSHENFRSSINTVWRRVGPRPDKPDDIPTMEHGMTVLSFLPLAHVFERFNHFVQLGGGLTIAYAESPDTVGDDMAQVQPHGAASVPRVYERIFDQMRNQASESDIGKRIFEWAVDTAQDYDDAESPGVGLRLKMKLADRLVFSKVREKLGGNIELFISGGGSLSKGLAKMYRAMGLTILEGYGMTESAPVISLNPPEDIRVGTMGPALSSVDYRLDGSVVGPEQKESEEGEVGELLVKGPNITEGYWNKPDKTEEAFTEDGYFRTGDVVAVDDDGYFTFVDRVKQLIVLDTGKNIAPEPIEDEFATSARVDQIMVVGQDEKFIGAVVVPNFEQLQDWAEDQGYDISEDEAEACQDDRVREWIQEEIDEVNERLGHHETIKEFRLVPREWTADNDLLTPSMKKKRRNIVDENREAIADIYDKPPEEVRS
- a CDS encoding AAA family ATPase; its protein translation is MERRIRRLTVGGLRLFEDDTIAFGDGGPGPDLHLVVGDSGTGKTTLCHALRLALYGTTPWVSAANVSLPRHMATDGPVSATVAATVETDDARHQVERTLTEETADGQGDATVGPPRVDRWTGEDWTAVDDPSASARRLAPPETEAILVNDPGLQRGAQPAGWAPVAQELLTAAAAGRSASETDTVTPPGLWDEFQQRVSAYVDIVGPAPRHAVELDAEPFGLRVSATGDSDAAVGGLPTGASIQLGLAMTLAAGDCARLPQWFDVPFGRLDGDAAARAIEGFEVAARRRQVVLLPHQGTFVEQQGLARNAATAHRLELVADHRARISGLEPN
- a CDS encoding peroxiredoxin family protein; protein product: MHPTEGDDAPRFETLLCDGETFRGTTLEAAAGDRGTVLVFFGFVFSAISDNWWRRYEAGDWHEFDDVPVYGVCRDGPYGINAFLRGIDSPFSVFADVDGEVADAYDLLVEREGMAGTKTPRRAVFVLDDEGTVQHAWSTDEWIHPVPVEELEESIEAL